The Triticum aestivum cultivar Chinese Spring chromosome 7B, IWGSC CS RefSeq v2.1, whole genome shotgun sequence genome window below encodes:
- the LOC123158800 gene encoding uncharacterized protein codes for MAQRQQQDTVISHFSHLYPGHELVKRHYTGPFRCDMCCEDLSSAGYGCTAGCGFAIHDSCVGHSQTFSSPQHQAHPLVLIQTRQDATLLCDVCFGNCTLGSFLYRLPPCGFDMHPACRRLPQVVRSARHTYSAHDLTLVVADGCCAACDKGMGQASYYRCTTCNVDLHVSCAATATNNNSAHEAKIALQAEIVRSRIAAQGRRAALDLLSLVSSSCMPSLGC; via the coding sequence ATGGCCCAGCGGCAGCAGCAGGACACCGTTATTAGCCACTTCTCCCATCTGTATCCAGGGCACGAGCTCGTGAAGCGGCACTACACAGGGCCGTTTCGCTGCGACATGTGCTGCGAAGACTTGTCCAGCGCCGGATATGGCTGCACCGCAGGCTGCGGCTTTGCCATCCACGACTCTTGTGTCGGCCACTCGCAGACGTTCTCCTCCCCTCAGCACCAAGCGCACCCACTCGTGCTCATCCAGACCCGCCAAGATGCGACCCTCTTGTGTGACGTCTGCTTCGGGAATTGCACTCTGGGATCGTTCCTCTACCGCTTGCCACCATGCGGGTTTGACATGCACCCGGCCTGCAGGCGGCTGCCCCAGGTTGTGCGCAGCGCGCGGCACACGTACTCGGCGCATGACCTCACACTGGTTGTCGCAGATGGCTGCTGTGCCGCGTGCGACAAAGGCATGGGGCAGGCATCGTACTACCGTTGCACAACCTGCAATGTCGACTTACACGTCTCGTGTGCAGCGACCGCCACTAACAACAACAGTGCTCATGAAGCTAAAATAGCCCTTCAGGCTGAGATTGTACGATCAAGGATCGCAGCGCAGGGCAGACGCGCCGCGCTGGACCTGCTGAGCCTTGTAAGTTCCTCTTGCATGCCTAGTCTGGGTTGCTAG